A stretch of DNA from Yoonia sp. BS5-3:
TTTGCCAGTTCGACATCGCCGCGCTGCCGTAGAAATCACGACTGAACCATCGCCGCATGATCATGTCTGAAAGGGCGGGCAGACCTTTGGCGGTGATCGTATCGACCCGGTCTTGCCACAAGGGCGGTGTGCCAATCTTGGCTGCCGTATTCGACAATACCAGCGAGCGTATCAGATCCGGTCTTTTCACAGCCAGCCCTTGGGCGATCATCCCGCCGACTGATAGCCCGACAAACATCGCGTCTTTGACCTGCGCTGCATCGCAAACCGCTTCGGCGTCGCCGACCAATTGCCCCATCGTATAGGGCCCATTGGGCACATCAGAGCGCCCATGGCCGCGTTTATCATAGCGGATGATCCGCAAACCCTTGGGCAAAAATGGCAGGATCGGGTCCCACATATGCAGATTGGTTCCAAGCGAGTTTGCAAAGACCACTGGTGCACCGTCTTCGGGCCCTTGGATATCCATATGCAACGTCACGCCGCTGCGCGTGACCTTATCCATCGGGATCACCGATCACCATATGTGCCATGATCTGCCCATGATCAGAGGCGAGCTTGTTATAAGGCGCCTCGGGATGGGAGCCATCGGTCAAGTGGTCGTTCAGCACGCTAAAATATTCCATCTCGCCTATTTTGCCCGTAAATTCTGGTAGAAAATGACGCGACATCAGGATTTGATCGATGCTTTCGAAGACCCCGCCAAAGGCAGATGTGTAGACCATGTCCCGCAAGGATTTCTTTACAAAGAGCTTTTCGGCCGAATAAAGCCGGACCCTATTTATCTTTTCCTGAATGATCTCATTTTCCGCGTCGGAATACCGATCCCGCCGGTCTTTGGCGTCGTGTCGCCGAATCCAGGCATAGTTTTTGAACGGGGCTTCGCCCGTCAAAATTTCAGAGCTAACCGCGTGTTCGCTGTCGTTGAAATCACCCAGCACCATGACCGGATTGCCTGCTTCAAGTTCAGCAAGAATGGCGCGGCGCAGAACCCATGCTTCGGCCATACGCCGCAGCGCTGCCCGAAGTGACCCCATTGCCCGACCAGCCGGATCATAGTTGACCAGATCAGCCTCGGGCGGAAAGGGCGCATCAGGGTTTCTTGGGAATTCGCCCAACTTGGATTTCAGGTGGCAATTGAAGACCGTAATCACCTGGTCATCTACAGGGATTTTAACCTTTAGGATTGGACGGCTGAGCCGCTTGATCTGGTAGGTTCCGCCATCGCTACCATCAAGGTCGCTAAAGGGGACATCCAATGCTTCCGGTAAATCCTGTATGATCTCTGGCTGTCCTTCGAACCCAAAACGCGACAGGATTGCAACGCCGGGCCGCCGCTGCCCGGGACCGCCATCAAAGCTGTTTGGAGCAAATGCTAACGCCGCTTCGGTGTAAGGTTCATAAGCCAGTTTTCGGAAAATCGCCTTGCGCGCGTAACGCTTTGATCTGTCCGGAATATTCGCCTGATTTGCGGCAAGTCCCAGTTCATCGGTTTCGATAATCACGTCCCGCAGTGCGGCCTCGGTAAAGATCTCTTGAAAACACACAATATCGGCATTCATTGTCAGCAATTGGTCTGACAACCACGCCCGTTTCCATGCGTATTCTTCGGGTGTGTATTCCTCGAACCGGTAATATTCTTGTTCGGGATCAATCAGATTTTTGACGTTGAAACTGGCGATGGTGAAGCGGGTCATGACAAGGTCTCCAAGGCTTTGGCGAACACGGCGGCATCTACATTTCCGCCAGTAGCGACGGCGATAACAGCGTCACCCTCAAAGGTGCCAGGGTGAAAAAGTGCCGCAGCCAGCGCTGCCGCCCCACCAGGTTCGACGACGATCCGCAGCCGCTCAAACGCAAGGGCCATGGCGCGCAGACATTCATCTTCGCTGACCACGATCCCCGGTCCGCAATGGGTCTGCATGATCGGAAAGGTCAGATCGCCCGGTTGCGGTGTGATGATCGCATCGCAAAGCGAACCGCTTAGCCGGGTATTCCGCTCAATCTGTCCGCTGGCCAGCGATCGGGTCACGTCATCAAACCCTTCCGGCTCGGCGGGGCGGACCCGCAGCCCGGGCGCTTCTGCCGCCAATGCAAGCGCAATTCCCGAGGTCAGCCCGCCCCCGCCGCAGCAAACGGCCACATCTGCCTGGGTGACGCCCAAGCCCGCCATGTCCTCTGCAATCTCCAGCCCGCAGGTGCCTTGCCCTGCGATGACCTGGGGCTCGTCGAAAGGTTTGATCAGGGTCAGACCTTTTTCATTCGCAAGGCGCGCGCCAATTTCGTCCCGGTCTTCAGTGCCGCGATCATAAAGCACCACTTCGGCCCCCAAGGCCCGGGTATTTGCGATTTTGACTGCAGGTGCGTCACTGGGCATCACAATGACCGCCGGGGTATTATGTTCGCGCGCTGCGAGCGCGACGCCCTGCGCATGATTGCCGCTGGAAAAGGCAATAACCCCGGTCTTCAGCGCGTTGTCAGTCAGGGCTGACACAGCTGACCAGCCACCGCGAAATTTAAATGAACCGGTATGTTGCAGGCATTCAGCTTTCACAAAGACCCGGCGGCCCGCAATTTCATCCAGAAACGGGGATGTCAGGATCGGAGTGCGCCTTGCATGGCCTTGGATGCGTTGGGCAGCGGCCCGGATCATATCGATATTCATGCGTAGTTTTCCTGCCATTGTCTCAGCGCATCGAGCGCTTGGGGTTCATCCAAAAAGGGCACATGCCCGCGTCCGGGTATGTTGGCGCAGATCATGTCCGGGCGTCGTGCGCGCATGGCCTCTGCCGTTTGCGCGCTTAGAAGGTCGGAATTTGCGCCGCGTATCAGCGCCAGCGGCAGGCCAACAAGCGCATCAAAAAGCGGCCAAAGGTCGGGTGTTGGGCTTGCGCTGGCCGCAATCATGGCATCGCGCAGCTTTGGATCGTAACGAATGACAAGACCCTGTTCGGTTTCGCGATATTGGCCCCGAACCTCGGCCAGCCAGCGCTCCATCGGCACATCTGTGAAATCGGTCCAAAGTTTTGCCCGGGCTTCGGCCGCTTCCTGATAGGTTTTTTGTGCCGGGTTGTGCCCGATATAATCCATGATGACATCAAGCCCGGCTTCTTCAATCACGGGCCCAATATCATTCAGTGCAACACCAAGCAGCCGGTCATGGGCCGTGGCAGCTAGCATCATCGCAATGATCCCGCCGCGAGACGTGCCCAGCAGCGCGGCTTTTTCGAGCTTCAGATGACCCATGAGTTCCAAAATATCCCGCGCTTCTTGCGGAACTGTATAGGTGCTGTGATCTGCCCAATCTGATTGCCCGCGCCCCCGATAATCGGGGCGGATAAGCCGCCCCGTTAAATGAGGGGCGACGTGATCAAAATCGGCGGCGTTCCTTGTCAGGCCGGGAAGCGCGATGATGGGGGTGCCGGTGCCCTCGTCAAGGTAATGCAGATTGACACCATCCGAGGTTTGAAAGAAGGGCATTAGCGAAGCTCCGGTATGGTGGTCAGGTCAGGCAAGACATGTTGGGGTGTGCCGTATAGTCGATCCATGGGTTCACCCGCTCGGTTCACCCATGCGGTCTGAAACCCATAGCTCGCCGCACCTGCCGCGTCCCACCCGTTTGATGAAACAAATAAGACGTCAACTGGCGGGCATCCAAAGCGTTGGCCGACCATGTCGTAAACCCGCCTGTCCGGCTTGAAGACGCCGACATCCTGCACTGACAAAACGTCGTCTAGCAAAGATCCGATCCCGGCGGACGATACTGCACCTGATAACATGTCTGGTGATCCGTTCGACAGAATCGCCGTCGTCATGCCCCGTGCTTTCAGTGTTTCTAGCATTTCGGGCACTTCAGGGTAGGCGGCCAATTCCCAGTAAAGCTCTAACAAACGGGTACGGGTCTGCGGGCTGCTTAACCCATTGGCCTCAAGCGCCCAATCTAACCCATCTTGCGTGACCTGCCAAAAATCGCAGTGCTGATCGGCCACCGCCCGCAGCCAAGTATATTGCAATTGCTTAAGCCGCCAATCCCGCGCCACCGCAGGCCAAGTCGTTCTGAGGTCTTCGTGTTCCGGCTCTTGTGCGGCCTGCGCCGCTGCGGCGCCCACATCAAAGAGTGTTCCATAGGCATCAAATACATAGGTCGTCAGCGGCATTGCTACCTCCTGTTTTGGGGCACTGTGTCATGGGCGGGCGAAGCCGAAAAGAGGCAAAGCCATTTGCATTGTGCCCAAGGCAGGCGTAGCGTCACACAACGCCATGATCCAAACATGAAAGATGAATGCGATGAGCCAGGCAAAAGCAGGCGATACCGTCCGAATGAATTACACTGGCACCCTGAGAAATGGCGAGCAGTTTGACAGTTCCGAAGGGCGTGATCCTCTGGAGTTTGTGCTCGGGTCAGGTCAGATTATTGCGGGTCTTGATGCTGCAATTGCTGGAATGGCTGTTGGCGATACAAAGACGGTCAATGTGCCCTGCGCTGACGCTTATGGCGACCTTAACCCGGCGGCCCGCCAGGCGGTCCCGCGCGGCGAAATTCCAGACAATATCCCAATTGAGCCAGGCACCCAATTACAAATGCAAACGCCTCAAGGTCAGGTGGTCCCTGTCACGGTTGCCGAAGTGACGGATACAGAAGTGATACTTGATGCCAATCACCCACTGGCGGGACAGGATCTGACCTTCGCCATCGAGATTGTCGGGATTGATGCGGGTTAACCGTTTGTTTGCTTTTGCGATGGCAGGGCAAGTGGGCGCGCGAATCGTCTGTTAACGTTGGGTTCTGTGGCGATTTCGCCGGTATGGAACCCGTACAAAATGCGTACAGAACCTGTACGTACAAATTTCCGCACGCACCCCGATGAATACTGCGGGCGTTGCGTGGTGCCTACTGTCAGATGAATTTTGAGGTCAGGTCCGAGACTGATCCGGGGGTAGCGTCTTGTATCTTGCAGTGAACGGCAGCTTAGAGCCCGAATTGCATAGTTTCTACGGCGCAGCGAAAGTCCGGTCCAGCTGCACACGATAGCGGTAGTTTGTCAGTCTTGGCTACCCGTCCCCGGCTGAACAAATGGTAGAAACACATCCCTCATGTCTTTCACATGCGCGGTATCTAGTGGCACCTTCAAACGCCAAGCTTTCTTTGTCTGTGCGAAATCTGGATCTTCAAAATAATCCAACACCTCTGCTGGGGACATCCCGCAATCTGTGCATAAGAATAGGTAGGGCCAGCAACTATCCAGCGTCGCTAGAACCTGTTTGCTCAGCCCAAACGAATATTCCTCAAGGAACTGATTGGGTTGGTCTATGGCTGCAAGACGCTCAAATTGAGTCCGTACGTCGAACCGTTCTCTTCTGAGTGTTCCTTTATGGTCCTTGAAGCTTGTGACGTGGAATCGGCCTTCGTGTCTGTAGAAATCCACCTGGCCAAGTCGCAGTACATCACCCCAGCCTCCTTTCTTTCTTTTACCGCTCATAACCCAAGTCATATCCGGACACTGGGCCGTTAGCGCATCCATCACCTGCCCGTATCGCGGGCAATGAAGCGTCAAATAGACGGAGACCTCGGGCTCCTCGTCATCAAACGCAAAGGCCTCACCCACCTGAATTTCCATCCGGTAGTCCCAGAACATGTCGAGGGCATAGCGTTTTTTTCCGAGGTCACGTAAATTCATAGGTCGTATGATTTCGCGGATCAAAGCCTGATCAAGCGTTTCATTGAAGTAACGGGATTCTTGCGGCGGTTCCTCCACCATCGGAAAATAGGGTGACAAGTACGGATCATGGCTGCGCGTGAGGCCTCCGCGGCGCAGCGTAAACACCTGAAACTCATTGTCCCGTCCATTTGAATCTTCATCGTCATGGCAGGACAGAATGCCGTAGGACCCCGGCGCCTTTGCTGCGATCCACTCAAACAGCGCGACCACATCAGGCCAGTCTCCGCCTGCGTGGTTACGACAGCCCATGACAAAGAGCCTCCAAGCGCCATTGATGTTTCGAAAGCTGGCTTCGCACCAATGGCGCTTTGCAAGCTCCTCAATCCGTTCCGCTACTTCGGCACAGACAGCGTCGAGTACGGCGTCGTCCTCATCCTCTTCGCGATACGCCTCTCGGATCGTGGCCCAACCCTGATATTCAATCACTTCCTATCCAGACTCAAACAATTGCATCAGAAGCAGTAAGGCAGAGAAAGGCTTTTGCCTAGCTTATCTCATCTCCTTAGCCGCCATTGGCGCAGCCGCAGCGAAATGGCGGTTTGTCCGCACAGCAGATATCGTGTCGGGACTAAGCGTTTGAAAACTACGCCGCCTTCCAGGTTCAAACCAGATGATCTGGCTGCGGCATCCCCAAGACGTGGAAGCCCCCATCGACCCGGATGATTTCGCCCGTCGTGCAGGCACCGGCGTCGGAGGCCAGATAGACGGCTGTGCCACCGACGGCCTCCAATGTTGCGTTGGCTCGCATCGGTGTGTTCTGCTCTGTGTGTTTGTAAGTCTTGCGCGCCCCGCCGATGGCTGCGCCTGCGAGGGTTTTCATCGGCCCGGGGCTGATCGCGTTCACACGAATGCCTTGTGGCCCCAGGTCGTTGGCCAGATAGCGTGTGGTGCTTTCCAGTGCTGCTTTGGCAACGCCCATCACATTGTAGAAGGGTGTCACCCGATTGCTGCCCTGGTAGGTCAGCGTTA
This window harbors:
- a CDS encoding endonuclease/exonuclease/phosphatase family protein, with the protein product MTRFTIASFNVKNLIDPEQEYYRFEEYTPEEYAWKRAWLSDQLLTMNADIVCFQEIFTEAALRDVIIETDELGLAANQANIPDRSKRYARKAIFRKLAYEPYTEAALAFAPNSFDGGPGQRRPGVAILSRFGFEGQPEIIQDLPEALDVPFSDLDGSDGGTYQIKRLSRPILKVKIPVDDQVITVFNCHLKSKLGEFPRNPDAPFPPEADLVNYDPAGRAMGSLRAALRRMAEAWVLRRAILAELEAGNPVMVLGDFNDSEHAVSSEILTGEAPFKNYAWIRRHDAKDRRDRYSDAENEIIQEKINRVRLYSAEKLFVKKSLRDMVYTSAFGGVFESIDQILMSRHFLPEFTGKIGEMEYFSVLNDHLTDGSHPEAPYNKLASDHGQIMAHMVIGDPDG
- the pcaD gene encoding 3-oxoadipate enol-lactonase; its protein translation is MDKVTRSGVTLHMDIQGPEDGAPVVFANSLGTNLHMWDPILPFLPKGLRIIRYDKRGHGRSDVPNGPYTMGQLVGDAEAVCDAAQVKDAMFVGLSVGGMIAQGLAVKRPDLIRSLVLSNTAAKIGTPPLWQDRVDTITAKGLPALSDMIMRRWFSRDFYGSAAMSNWQTMLEATPQEGYIGVCHAIAGTDFFTPTSGLRVPTLGIAGAEDGATPPDLVRETIDLIPGSKFTLMRRAGHLPCVEAPEIYANHIYNFIEATGHLRHV
- a CDS encoding threonine/serine dehydratase, producing the protein MNIDMIRAAAQRIQGHARRTPILTSPFLDEIAGRRVFVKAECLQHTGSFKFRGGWSAVSALTDNALKTGVIAFSSGNHAQGVALAAREHNTPAVIVMPSDAPAVKIANTRALGAEVVLYDRGTEDRDEIGARLANEKGLTLIKPFDEPQVIAGQGTCGLEIAEDMAGLGVTQADVAVCCGGGGLTSGIALALAAEAPGLRVRPAEPEGFDDVTRSLASGQIERNTRLSGSLCDAIITPQPGDLTFPIMQTHCGPGIVVSEDECLRAMALAFERLRIVVEPGGAAALAAALFHPGTFEGDAVIAVATGGNVDAAVFAKALETLS
- a CDS encoding haloacid dehalogenase type II gives rise to the protein MPLTTYVFDAYGTLFDVGAAAAQAAQEPEHEDLRTTWPAVARDWRLKQLQYTWLRAVADQHCDFWQVTQDGLDWALEANGLSSPQTRTRLLELYWELAAYPEVPEMLETLKARGMTTAILSNGSPDMLSGAVSSAGIGSLLDDVLSVQDVGVFKPDRRVYDMVGQRFGCPPVDVLFVSSNGWDAAGAASYGFQTAWVNRAGEPMDRLYGTPQHVLPDLTTIPELR
- a CDS encoding peptidylprolyl isomerase, whose translation is MSQAKAGDTVRMNYTGTLRNGEQFDSSEGRDPLEFVLGSGQIIAGLDAAIAGMAVGDTKTVNVPCADAYGDLNPAARQAVPRGEIPDNIPIEPGTQLQMQTPQGQVVPVTVAEVTDTEVILDANHPLAGQDLTFAIEIVGIDAG
- a CDS encoding Imm7 family immunity protein; translation: MIEYQGWATIREAYREEDEDDAVLDAVCAEVAERIEELAKRHWCEASFRNINGAWRLFVMGCRNHAGGDWPDVVALFEWIAAKAPGSYGILSCHDDEDSNGRDNEFQVFTLRRGGLTRSHDPYLSPYFPMVEEPPQESRYFNETLDQALIREIIRPMNLRDLGKKRYALDMFWDYRMEIQVGEAFAFDDEEPEVSVYLTLHCPRYGQVMDALTAQCPDMTWVMSGKRKKGGWGDVLRLGQVDFYRHEGRFHVTSFKDHKGTLRRERFDVRTQFERLAAIDQPNQFLEEYSFGLSKQVLATLDSCWPYLFLCTDCGMSPAEVLDYFEDPDFAQTKKAWRLKVPLDTAHVKDMRDVFLPFVQPGTGSQD
- a CDS encoding alpha/beta fold hydrolase — its product is MPFFQTSDGVNLHYLDEGTGTPIIALPGLTRNAADFDHVAPHLTGRLIRPDYRGRGQSDWADHSTYTVPQEARDILELMGHLKLEKAALLGTSRGGIIAMMLAATAHDRLLGVALNDIGPVIEEAGLDVIMDYIGHNPAQKTYQEAAEARAKLWTDFTDVPMERWLAEVRGQYRETEQGLVIRYDPKLRDAMIAASASPTPDLWPLFDALVGLPLALIRGANSDLLSAQTAEAMRARRPDMICANIPGRGHVPFLDEPQALDALRQWQENYA